GATGGGGGATTTTAGTACAGAAGGATCACAACATGTAAGTGAGTAGCAGAGGAGACAAGCATTAGCTGCATATCTTTTTATGCATCATTATTAACTTAAGGTCCATTCTGGATGCAACTATTGAAACCTTTTATATTCCTCAAAACTTCTAAAGACAAATTCCATCTATTAGATATTAatgaaccaaggcaatgggaAGAAATTTTTTCAATTTAACCAATTTACTCCAAACAACTGAATCATCGTTCTTTTCAAGAACCTGGATCATGAATGCATCCCTCATCTCAACAAGAAACCTAATATCCACTCCAAAAAATTGTTGAATAgtattatatttatatacataACCTAATGTCCACCCCTTGATAAGCTCCCTAACATGGCGCGCCGCCAGGTCCTCGCATCTCACGGCCCCCACCACACGGCGCCAGCAGTGAAGTACGCCACCGCAAGGTCCTCACTAGTGGCGCTGGAGCCTCATGACAAATCAAATGCAATTGATTGAAAAGAAACTGTATGCACGAGTATGAGTCATGTCCACGGCATTTGTTCGTGCTTACCAGGTGAAACTTGAGAATGTATTGTCCATAATAGAACATAGTAGTGAGGCGTCTGTATGCTTTCATCACCATGAACAACTGGAGAAGACCTCTGTCCTCCTAATACCTTCCGTGAGTGCAAAATTATGAAGAGAAGCCTGTCGTAACATCCCCATTATACAGTACCTAATAAAAAACATAGCTTGTGATCAGGACACTCACTTTGCAGAATAACTGGACTCGTAGATAGAATAATGGGAGACAGAATTGAATGAAGAGTATACAATCCATGTCCAAATAAATGGAATCCAAAGAACATCCTCCAATCTGGTTCAACTTAAGCGAGAGAAAATCCAACACATGACGGTCCATCCAACTAATCCAATCAAATGAAAGACGAATTCAGTCAGCGTACCAAACACATTCACCCCTGAAACGCTTCCATGGATGTGCACTTGCTGAGCTCCCATTCGTCTTCGGCTTCCTTGCCTACCACCGTCAACATGTGATCCATTCCACGAGAGATCTTCAGTGGATCCACTCGAATGGAAGACTATGGTCAGATGGATTTGCCACCCGGCGTGGCCGCGCGTTCGTGGAGTGCCGGAGCCCGATGACTTTGACCGGTTGGAGCTTCTGGTCGCCCGTGAGCACGACGGCGCCCCAGCTCCCCACATGCGCGGACAGCCGTAGCCAGGACCACGCCTTCCGGAGGCGGCGGTGGGTGTGGCCCTGCCAGGCTCGTTAGACGGCCAGGCGATGGGCGGCCGGCCCGGGGCCTACGGTGGCCGGCCTCGGAGAAGCGCCGACGCGCCGCGGCCGGCCACAGGGCGGCACCGGCGTAGCGGCGGCGGGGAACCCTAGCCGCGAGTCGCGGATGGGAGGAGCCGatgatgtttcatttgttttttcgAGGAAAAAATACAACCACAGGAGGGTTCGAACCGTGGTGGTGGCCTCCTCCGAGGCTGCAGGCGTCGCTAGGGTGGGGGCGGGCGGTCGCTGGGGCAAGGCACATCAAACAAGCAGGACGGTCGGATGTGGTTGAGTAAGAAGAGAGAATGTGGTTGAGTAAGAAGAGAGAATACGTGAAAGTTAATCCGGTGTGTATGTTTTTAATGTGATTTTTATCTGTGTGTGTTTCGTGGGGTAGATGTAGTTTAGATTGTGACTATAGATGTGGGATTTGTCTGGTGGCTGTAGGATAATTtaaaattatgtattataaagGTAGAGATAGAGAAGAGACAGAGATAAACAAACCAACACTAAGTACTCAGCCATATTGATTCTGAACCTATAAGAAAAGAACCGCACTATGCTGTTCAAAAAAAACtcctccgtcgaagcacgcaacaCGCATGACGCAATACGTGACACGGACGTTAAAACTCTCCAATGACCAAAAAAAAGGACatatatttttgaatttttctgAGGCTGGAATGTGCCCACAGGAATCCACAGGGAGGGGGAGCTGTCGATAGTTTCACTAGGCTCGTTCTAATCTAGGGTCTCGTTTAAATCCAGGGTCTAAAGTTTTGAGGTATCACATCAGGTGTCATATAGAGTTGTCATATGGAgtgtttgatactaataaaaaaataaattacagaatccgtaagtaaaccacgagacaaatttattaagcataattaatctgtCAGTAgcgcatgtgttactgtagccccccacattatcaaatcatggactgattaggcttaaaagattcgtctcgcaaagtagtctcAATctatgcaattaattatttttagtctatatttaatactctctatatatatatatatgtcaaacattcgatgaaTAGGATATAAACTTTTATGGAGAAACTAAACAAGTCCTGGGTTCCCGGACTATTTTGTAAATGGCACAGAATAGGGGGGGCACGCTACGTCATTGTCACGTCCGTGTCATTTGTCTGCCTCTCATACCCAGAACAAGAAAATATCTTGGCTGCCGCTCTAGCATAATTATGTTAGCCTCAATTTATATTTATCTTTATTTACATAAGcagaggtagggatgaaaacgaaaATGATAATCTCCGACTTTCGGAAAtcgttttttagttttttttaggcCTAAACGGAAACGGTAGCGGTAATCgaaaaaacaaaaacaataaCGGTAAAAATAATCGGAAACGAAAGCGAAAACGATTTTGCCCTCTTCCTATCGTTTTCGAAGATTGTTGTATTTAACCGGTAATTTACCGTTGGTAATTACCGATACAACACATACTTTAGGTCCAATTGGCCCACATCTAAACATGTCCATCCATCTGCACACGCAAGCACATAAGGTAGATATTTTTTGGAAAGAAACTATACGGTAAGTATTTCGTGCGTATAGGAACAAGAAGGCAATCATGCAATCAGTCAACTTAGAACTTGATCACTATGCTATGTCTAGTCAACTTAGAACTTGATCGCTTATTTGTGTCTTTGTCAAAAATTGTCGTATTGTTGCGTGGTTTGCCATTGTTTGAGATGGTGTGAACTGTGTGGTTTCAGTTTGTGATCTTTTCAATTGTGGCTTTTATTTATTATTGTCACGTGAGATAGATTGAGTTATATGGATCTTATCATGTTCTGTGGTTTGGCGTGTTTATCGTTTTTGAGGATATCGTTCTCATAAATTCCGATCGTTATCGATGTATTTTCCGATCGACTACTACCATTTTCGAAATTACCGGAATATCAGTGTCGTATTCATTTCCGACAATATCATATCGATTTCAATttttagataaaaaaatataaaaatgaaagtgatttGGCCTCCTATCGATCGTTTCCATCCCTAAGCAGAGGCTTCACCTTAAGACCCGAGGGGGCGTTTAGCCTATTGGAAAAAATCATATGAAAATGGTAAAATTTAGGTTCATGTGTACTccaaaattcattttttttttatttttagtgcACATGAACCTTATATTTGTCATTTGCGTACGATTTGTTCACATTATGGATGTGCTAAGtttcaagtttttttttctttaaaagtttGTTTTCTTATTATTTTATATAGGTGGTTCGCAGTCGAGTAGGCGGGAGTAGGTGACTGACACGGTGTCCAGCATAGCGCTCACGGCCCCACTTGTCATCGTCTCGCACTCGGAAAACAAGAATATTTTAATTGCAGGCAGGCTGGAAGCTGGAAGGAGATAAGGTGGATCCGTGCCTGAACTGACTGACAGAATGAAAAACCTTGGGTGGGATACGACGTGCCAACCGATcgaaagcccacaagaagctcgGAAAACCAGGGGGAGGAGAGGCCGAAACAGAAGGCGGGCGTGCCTCTGGTTTCGTCGTCTCCGCCATGGCATAGGCAGGCAGGGTGCTTCAACACACACACTCCACTCTCGTCAGCTATAAGTAGGTCACCTGGCTGTTGCTTCCAGCCATCCATCCCTGCAATCAAGCACGCATCCACCAAATCCAGACACAGCTAGCAGAGTAGCAGATCGTTTCGAGGGAAGATCACCGTCGATCGAATCGAAGATCGAGCTAGTGAGGAagtgaggaagagagagagatggaGCGGATGAGCTCGTCGCTGCAGTCCTGGGTGGAGGAACACAAGCTCTCAACCATCGGTGAGTCATGAGTCGTCCTCTTAATTACTGCTGACACTGAAACCCATCGATCGCCTCCCCTTTTGGATTTTTCCTCTGCTCTTTCGATCCCCTCTCAGTTCAGAATTTCAGATCAGATCGTGCAGTCAAAGCTAGCTTAGATAGATTCATCATTCACAGATAGATACGCTGTTGTGCCGTGCAGGAGCTGTGTGGGCGACGGCGGTGGGCGCGTCGGTGGCGTACAGCCGGCGTCGGGCGCCGGCGCGGGCCACGAGCCTGCGCCTCATCCACGCCAGGATGCACGCCCAGGCACTCACGCTCGCCGTCCTCGGCGGAGCCGCGCTCGCGCACCACTACTACGGCAAGAGCAGCAGCGCCGGGAAGCGGCAGGAGGACCTGGACTACGGCTTCTACTCCCAGCTGCCGCCCGCCTCCGACGCCGACGGCAACGAGAACGAGCGCTGGAGCTGGTAGCGCCTGTAACTTTCACTTCACTTGGTCTGGGGAAGATACtagcaagaagaagaaagaggaacaAACAATAAATTAGTAGCAATAATTGGTGGGTGGTTAGCAATGATGCATGACGTGGCGCCTGGCTTTCTTCGTCCTAATCCTAATCCATCCAGCTAAGACGTCCAGGCCCGTGGTTTCGTTTACTTTACATTATCCATCCACATCAATCCATGTCTATCCGGCCGGCGGCATCTAT
This sequence is a window from Miscanthus floridulus cultivar M001 chromosome 10, ASM1932011v1, whole genome shotgun sequence. Protein-coding genes within it:
- the LOC136487589 gene encoding uncharacterized protein, which gives rise to MERMSSSLQSWVEEHKLSTIGAVWATAVGASVAYSRRRAPARATSLRLIHARMHAQALTLAVLGGAALAHHYYGKSSSAGKRQEDLDYGFYSQLPPASDADGNENERWSW